The genomic DNA AACGTGGTCGGTTACATGGGTCTGGTCGAAAACATGACCGGCGGAGCCGCGTACAAGCTGGGGAGTGTCTTGACCGCTCGTAACGGCAAGTCGATCGAAATTCATAACACCGACGCCGAAGGCCGACTCGTTCTAGCCGACGCATTAGCCTTTGCAGTCGACGATAAAGTCGACAAGCTCGTGGACCTGGCAACACTCACCGGAGCCTGTGTGGTCGCATTGGGCAACGACATTGTTGGCGCGTTCTCAAACGATCAACCATGGTGCGATTCGGTCCTCAAATCTGCCCGCGAGCAAGGCGAGGACATCTGGCAAATGCCAATGTATGACTACTTCGCTGAACAGCTGAAATCCGAATTTGCAGACTGTAAAAACATCGGCAGCCGCTGGGGAGGAGCAATCACCGCAGCAAAGTTTCTCGAACAATTTGTTGGAGAGACTCCGTGGGTCCACCTCGATATCGCTGGCCCGTCATATGTCGAATCAAGCTCCGCTCAACGGGATGCAGGAGGAACAGGGGTCATGGTTCGAGCGCTTGTGCGGCTTGCGGAAGCAAATTCATAATTTTTTAATCAGAATTGGTGGATGATCTTCGCAGTGATCGTAGAGATGCCCCAAGATGTCGCTTTTGGGGCTATTTCTTCCGATGGTTCCTCTTTTCTTGATCTCCCAAATTGATCAAGATCGACACTCAGAACCTATTCAGAAACATCGGTGAGGCGGAACCCCCTCTCTTTTTGAGAGGCCAAATCCTGGTTTTATGTCTGTTCTCCAAGTCACTATCCACAAGGTCACGCCTCGCTGACCTGATCGCAATTCATTGTTCCAGGAGAAAATTTATGGCTCTCGATCTTGCCGTTGTCCCAGTCGCTGGATTAGGCACTCGACTTCTACCAGCAACGAAGAGCCAACCCAAAGAGATGCTTCCAGTCGGACGACGCCCGGTCGTACAGTATGTGGTCGAAGAACTCCGTGAATCGGGGATTAAACGCATTCTGTTCGTGACAGGTTACGGGAAATCATCCATCGAAGATTTCTTTGACGTCAATCAGCAATTGACCACTCATCTCCGGCAAACTGGAAAAGAAGAACAGCTCGCAGAACTCGCATTTGAGCGAAGCCAAGTCCAGTACGCGTACACTCGCCAGCGCGAGCAACTCGGACTGGGGCACGCCGTCCTGATTGGTGAACCGTTCGTCGGCAAGCAACCGTTCGTTGTGGCGCTGGGAGATTCCATCATCGGGATGCACGCGAAATCACATATCGTGGAACGGATGATCAACGAGTACGAAAAAACCAAAGCTGACGTCATCGTCTGCTTCGAAGAACTCGACAACCCCAAAGATGTTGTCAACTACGGAATCGCAAAACCCAAAGGAACGATTACCGGAGACGTCTTCGAACTTGAAAGCCTTGTCGAAAAACCTGCTGTCGATGAAGCTCCAAGTAACCTCGCCGTCGCTGCCCGGTATGTCTTCAGCCCCGCAATTTTTGAGGAACTGCAAAAAACAGAACGTGGAAAAGGGGGAGAAATTCAACTGACCGATGCAATGCAACAGGTTCTCAAAAAAGGCGGAAAAGGAATCGGAATTCGC from Thalassoglobus polymorphus includes the following:
- a CDS encoding UTP--glucose-1-phosphate uridylyltransferase, with product MALDLAVVPVAGLGTRLLPATKSQPKEMLPVGRRPVVQYVVEELRESGIKRILFVTGYGKSSIEDFFDVNQQLTTHLRQTGKEEQLAELAFERSQVQYAYTRQREQLGLGHAVLIGEPFVGKQPFVVALGDSIIGMHAKSHIVERMINEYEKTKADVIVCFEELDNPKDVVNYGIAKPKGTITGDVFELESLVEKPAVDEAPSNLAVAARYVFSPAIFEELQKTERGKGGEIQLTDAMQQVLKKGGKGIGIRLPKDEPRFDIGNFESYFQAFVDFALSDPQFGEGLEIYLREKLSLKSEEE